The proteins below come from a single Faecalibaculum rodentium genomic window:
- the radA gene encoding DNA repair protein RadA, with the protein MANTAAAYVCSECGYKSLRPLNRCPYCKEFGTLHPEEPVSLPSATGRALKRTHDKVQSVPLDQVQATSRQRYKTGIRELDTVLGGGLVSDSAVLIGGDPGIGKSTLLLQICDAVAAQARVLYISAEESESQIQMRAQRLGIRQDRIWVCSESDITRIVSEIDLLDPDVIVMDSVQTVYSPDISSAPGSVNQVREASALLTSLAKKRHSAILIVGHVTKDGSLAGPRVLEHLVDTVLYFEGEKYDSLRILRAQKNRFGSTNEVGVFEMTEQGFREVADPSGVFLDHSQDTAGCCVSCVTEGSRALLAEVQALVAGSALGTPRISSTGLDRGRLTQLMAVLDRKCGYRITGCDVYTNVVGGMKLTDPSLDLATTAALVSSADNRPVSRTTVVCGEISLTGEVRMVPQIEKRLQEARKLGFREFVLPAGNFESLQQQPGGLNRWEGIRLIPVRTVTEALQHLFGT; encoded by the coding sequence ATGGCAAATACAGCAGCTGCATATGTCTGCAGTGAATGTGGCTATAAATCACTGCGGCCGCTGAATAGATGTCCCTATTGCAAGGAATTCGGCACCCTGCATCCGGAGGAACCGGTCAGTCTGCCCTCTGCAACAGGCAGAGCACTGAAAAGAACCCACGACAAGGTGCAGTCTGTGCCCCTTGATCAGGTCCAGGCCACATCCAGGCAAAGATACAAAACCGGGATCCGGGAACTGGATACCGTTCTGGGTGGCGGACTGGTCAGCGACAGTGCTGTCCTGATCGGCGGGGATCCGGGTATTGGAAAATCAACGCTGCTCCTTCAGATCTGTGATGCAGTCGCGGCGCAGGCCAGAGTTTTGTATATATCGGCTGAAGAATCAGAGTCACAGATCCAGATGCGGGCTCAGAGGCTGGGAATTCGCCAGGACAGGATCTGGGTATGCTCAGAAAGCGACATAACCCGCATCGTTTCGGAGATTGACTTGCTGGATCCGGATGTCATCGTCATGGACTCGGTCCAGACGGTTTATTCTCCGGACATTTCATCGGCTCCAGGCAGCGTAAACCAGGTACGGGAAGCAAGTGCACTGCTGACATCCCTGGCAAAAAAACGACATTCAGCGATCCTGATCGTAGGTCATGTGACCAAGGACGGGAGCCTGGCGGGTCCAAGGGTCCTGGAACATCTGGTGGATACTGTGTTGTATTTTGAAGGAGAAAAGTATGATTCCCTGAGGATCCTCCGAGCACAGAAAAACCGGTTTGGATCCACCAATGAGGTCGGTGTTTTTGAAATGACAGAACAGGGATTCCGGGAGGTTGCAGATCCTTCCGGGGTGTTCCTGGATCATAGTCAGGATACAGCCGGATGCTGTGTCAGCTGTGTAACGGAAGGCAGCCGTGCGCTCCTGGCGGAAGTACAGGCGCTGGTAGCCGGTTCTGCTCTGGGTACCCCGCGGATTTCGTCGACAGGGCTGGACAGAGGCAGGCTTACACAGCTGATGGCTGTACTGGACCGAAAATGCGGATACAGAATCACAGGGTGTGATGTGTATACAAACGTAGTGGGCGGCATGAAACTGACTGATCCGTCCCTGGATCTGGCCACAACGGCTGCACTGGTTTCCAGTGCAGACAACAGACCGGTTTCCAGGACCACAGTGGTCTGCGGCGAAATTTCTCTGACAGGGGAAGTCAGGATGGTGCCACAGATCGAAAAGCGCCTCCAGGAGGCAAGGAAACTGGGATTCCGGGAATTTGTTCTGCCGGCAGGCAACTTCGAGTCCTTGCAGCAGCAGCCTGGGGGATTGAATCGCTGGGAGGGTATCCGCCTTATTCCGGTCCGGACTGTCACAGAAGCCCTGCAGCATTTGTTCGGGACATAG
- a CDS encoding single-stranded DNA-binding protein, which translates to MIDEFTVAGILHQPPAERTAKNGNRFLTAVLICSRQMATERQRQGNAGKYAEMVEVTVYDQTCMDLLRQCRPGDFVACTGYIHSHQYRRADGSEAWLTTLIAANLSRLDVRSHE; encoded by the coding sequence ATGATCGATGAATTCACAGTGGCTGGAATCCTGCATCAGCCGCCTGCTGAGCGTACCGCAAAGAACGGCAACCGGTTCCTGACTGCAGTACTCATCTGCAGCCGGCAGATGGCCACAGAACGACAGAGACAGGGGAATGCCGGAAAATATGCAGAGATGGTGGAAGTTACGGTGTATGACCAGACATGCATGGATCTTTTGCGACAGTGCAGACCAGGTGACTTTGTGGCCTGCACAGGCTATATCCACTCGCATCAGTATCGGCGTGCTGACGGATCTGAGGCCTGGCTGACAACACTGATTGCTGCCAATCTCTCGCGTCTGGATGTCAGATCACATGAATGA
- a CDS encoding UvrD-helicase domain-containing protein produces the protein MPLTGNQKEAVELDGCSILLNAGAGSGKTHVLTERVVRLLTSGDMQTDEVLVLTFTKAAAQEMKNRIAAKMQAELENVRHSLEQDPGHPALEQRISFLSRQIAMLPSAAIQTIDSFCNDVVRQNHALVGLPGNVLMAQELEQTRMKNGLLDLILAEHIRKHESGVMQMLKAFGGIRQAKHEIRSLSDRLSSFDDKDLWLSGALDSWKPENLEKTACQSVSAVLSSALLKMKDSAILLAQNADQKPKTAAYMQSAAEACSRLSARLESDGPQGLQSSDFSFLQKNSPAVAETEQTVLAKRMFADAKSRLKEFTDISAVVQEQIRRMKVMEPVVRSTVELTLEYDRRYQDLKKERGLIDFSDMEAYALQILSIPMIRDQYRNQYRQVFVDEYQDTNPVQEKIITLAARDNNLFCVGDMKQSIYRFRSADPLLFRRRSKLYQEDSSRGKVINLFRNFRSTTNVLNCCDDVFSVLSTHSRELDYGEADRLQVGRTAQGPVQDTLLITFSKEDADPDTESSELESEAIAGYIQERMKHEIYDPRINEGKGGMRPCRWSDFAVIGRKRTEFLSSLMDVLNRNGIPYSLDKSGPLLKTLEIQMLVQILGLSAGYEDDYALLNAMHNGFFGFTDQDITDLARLPGNTFMEKLSSQQTETSLLGLKCSRFMQFIQELKTRDDSQPLQDVISWAADELALRTWCTALGEGRQRLANVDLLIQLGSDFQRDGRNRLHAFLSALKLMENDSQTLESARIQPSSDSVLLTTIHGSKGMQYPIVIIPFAGKTVGTGSGMKEPKLTVEHDINHPDSYSVSLPYIDPDQAAEGELFLNELAKSANKEKSIEEERRLLYVAMTRAQEELVITGQKPGKGKSSASLMNWVLQALDSHPDHLGKWKEVPADNYARLLGPAAPETEKKTEHRLLKADPGLFEPEEDGPVQRDVYPVPVSVGASRAVGLMTGCAKGNCENPFAVVRSEEQLDEDTDHLEAAQRGIQIHSFMEQADLKQILRPGYVENKVEEMFGPEQTVIDADKIRTLFSQPEALYIKEADVVIREKPGSLQLPYSELDPEYKGGLSTKIQAVIDLVVRRDGKWYLFDYKSDQIGVTPEAPTFRERLEERKQHHRIQMELYRRVLKDNFDIEIEGSWLAFTEPGVFVPVYQKSKQSA, from the coding sequence ATGCCATTGACAGGAAACCAGAAAGAAGCTGTCGAACTGGATGGATGTTCGATTCTGCTGAATGCCGGCGCAGGGTCCGGAAAGACCCATGTTCTGACCGAACGGGTCGTCAGGCTGCTGACATCCGGAGATATGCAGACGGATGAGGTGCTTGTACTGACTTTTACAAAGGCAGCAGCCCAGGAAATGAAAAACCGCATCGCTGCCAAAATGCAGGCGGAGCTTGAGAATGTCCGGCATAGTCTGGAACAGGATCCGGGACATCCTGCCCTGGAACAGCGTATTTCGTTCCTCAGCCGGCAGATTGCCATGCTTCCTTCAGCAGCGATACAGACCATCGATTCATTCTGCAACGATGTGGTCCGTCAGAACCACGCACTGGTGGGACTGCCTGGGAATGTCCTCATGGCACAGGAACTGGAGCAGACCAGAATGAAAAACGGGCTGCTTGACCTGATCCTGGCGGAGCATATCCGCAAACATGAATCAGGTGTCATGCAGATGCTGAAAGCCTTCGGAGGCATCCGCCAGGCAAAGCATGAGATCCGGAGTCTCTCAGATAGACTGTCTTCCTTTGATGACAAAGACCTGTGGCTGTCTGGGGCTCTGGACAGCTGGAAACCGGAGAATCTGGAAAAAACAGCCTGTCAGTCTGTTTCTGCTGTTTTATCATCGGCCTTGCTGAAGATGAAAGACAGTGCCATTCTGCTGGCGCAGAATGCAGATCAGAAGCCAAAAACAGCCGCATACATGCAGTCGGCTGCAGAAGCCTGCAGCCGACTGTCGGCCAGACTGGAATCAGACGGGCCCCAGGGACTGCAAAGTTCTGACTTTTCTTTTCTGCAGAAGAACAGTCCTGCTGTAGCGGAAACAGAACAGACTGTCCTGGCCAAACGCATGTTTGCCGATGCAAAAAGCCGGCTGAAGGAATTCACCGATATTTCGGCAGTGGTTCAGGAACAGATCCGACGAATGAAGGTCATGGAACCTGTCGTCCGCAGTACAGTGGAGCTTACTCTGGAATACGATAGACGGTATCAGGACCTGAAGAAGGAGAGGGGACTCATTGATTTCTCGGATATGGAGGCGTACGCCCTGCAGATTCTTTCCATTCCCATGATCAGGGATCAGTACAGGAATCAGTACCGGCAGGTATTTGTGGATGAGTATCAGGATACGAATCCGGTGCAGGAAAAAATCATCACCCTGGCTGCCAGAGACAACAATCTGTTCTGTGTTGGCGACATGAAACAGTCGATCTACCGTTTCCGGAGTGCAGACCCCCTGCTTTTCCGCAGACGAAGCAAGCTGTATCAGGAAGACAGCAGCAGGGGCAAAGTCATCAACCTGTTCCGCAACTTCCGGTCCACCACCAATGTTCTGAACTGCTGTGATGATGTGTTTTCAGTGCTGTCAACTCACTCCAGGGAACTGGATTATGGTGAGGCAGACCGGCTGCAGGTGGGCCGGACAGCCCAGGGACCGGTCCAGGATACGCTGCTGATCACGTTCAGCAAAGAGGATGCAGATCCCGACACTGAATCCAGCGAACTGGAAAGTGAAGCCATTGCCGGATATATTCAGGAGCGTATGAAACACGAAATCTATGATCCCCGGATCAATGAAGGGAAGGGTGGCATGCGTCCCTGCCGATGGTCGGATTTTGCTGTTATTGGAAGGAAACGGACAGAGTTTCTCTCCAGTCTGATGGATGTGCTGAACAGAAACGGGATTCCCTATTCCCTGGACAAATCCGGACCGCTGCTGAAAACCCTGGAAATACAGATGCTGGTGCAGATCCTGGGTCTGTCAGCAGGATATGAAGATGACTATGCCCTATTGAATGCCATGCATAATGGATTTTTCGGATTTACCGACCAGGATATCACCGATCTGGCCCGTCTTCCGGGGAACACCTTTATGGAAAAACTCAGCAGTCAGCAAACTGAAACCAGCCTTCTGGGCCTGAAATGCAGCCGGTTTATGCAGTTTATACAGGAACTGAAAACAAGGGATGACAGTCAGCCTCTTCAGGATGTCATCAGCTGGGCTGCAGATGAACTTGCTCTTCGTACATGGTGCACGGCCCTGGGAGAAGGCAGGCAGCGGCTGGCAAACGTCGATCTTCTCATACAGCTGGGATCGGATTTCCAGAGAGATGGACGAAACCGCCTTCATGCCTTTCTGTCTGCTCTGAAGCTGATGGAGAATGACAGTCAGACGCTGGAGTCTGCCCGAATCCAGCCGAGTTCGGACAGTGTTCTGCTTACGACAATCCACGGATCCAAGGGAATGCAGTATCCCATTGTCATCATCCCGTTTGCAGGGAAAACAGTTGGCACCGGGTCAGGGATGAAGGAACCAAAACTCACAGTGGAGCATGACATCAATCACCCGGATTCTTATTCTGTATCACTCCCGTATATTGATCCGGATCAGGCTGCAGAAGGCGAGCTGTTTCTCAACGAACTGGCCAAAAGCGCAAACAAAGAGAAATCTATTGAAGAGGAACGCCGGCTGTTGTATGTTGCCATGACACGTGCACAGGAAGAGCTTGTCATTACCGGCCAGAAACCAGGAAAGGGCAAATCTTCAGCCAGCCTGATGAACTGGGTCCTCCAGGCCCTGGACAGCCATCCCGATCACCTGGGCAAATGGAAAGAAGTTCCCGCAGACAACTATGCCCGATTGCTGGGTCCTGCAGCCCCAGAGACAGAAAAAAAGACAGAGCATCGTCTTCTGAAGGCAGATCCCGGTCTTTTTGAACCGGAAGAGGATGGGCCGGTGCAAAGAGATGTCTATCCGGTCCCGGTTTCAGTAGGAGCTTCCAGAGCTGTGGGACTGATGACCGGATGTGCCAAAGGCAATTGCGAGAACCCCTTTGCGGTGGTCCGCAGTGAAGAACAGCTGGACGAAGACACAGATCATCTCGAAGCGGCGCAACGTGGTATCCAGATCCATTCTTTTATGGAACAGGCAGATCTCAAACAAATCCTGCGGCCTGGGTATGTGGAAAACAAGGTGGAGGAAATGTTCGGGCCGGAACAGACTGTAATTGATGCGGACAAAATCCGGACTCTGTTCAGCCAGCCGGAAGCCCTTTATATAAAAGAGGCAGATGTTGTGATCAGAGAGAAGCCGGGCAGTCTCCAGCTTCCGTATTCGGAACTGGATCCGGAGTACAAAGGAGGTCTGTCAACAAAAATCCAGGCTGTGATCGATCTCGTGGTTCGCAGAGACGGAAAATGGTATCTGTTTGACTACAAATCAGATCAGATTGGAGTCACACCCGAGGCTCCTACTTTCCGTGAAAGGCTCGAGGAAAGAAAACAGCATCACAGGATCCAGATGGAGTTGTATCGACGGGTTCTGAAGGACAATTTTGACATTGAGATCGAAGGAAGCTGGCTGGCATTTACAGAACCGGGTGTGTTTGTGCCGGTGTACCAGAAATCGAAGCAGAGCGCCTGA
- a CDS encoding regulatory protein RecX, with translation MKITGLRKNSSNDRISVEVDGTFAVSVSLEALMEEGVNRGAELTKEQLKRLQNRSSVEHASAEAARLLKYGRRTEADLLDRLQEKGYDRLTSDTVVQKLKQLGLIDDREYCHSFFLSHRDMNGWGPDKIRHALRKKGLPEQLIEEAAGECYDRDTAVEQAVRAGYKKLRSLQRKTDNKQELRIKLNRFLYSRGFDAACCQTAVSEILLNQED, from the coding sequence ATGAAAATCACAGGTCTCAGGAAAAACAGCAGCAATGACCGCATCTCTGTGGAAGTGGATGGAACCTTTGCGGTGTCTGTCAGCCTGGAGGCATTGATGGAAGAGGGAGTCAACAGGGGTGCGGAGCTCACAAAAGAACAGCTGAAGCGCCTGCAGAACCGAAGTTCTGTGGAACATGCATCTGCAGAAGCAGCGAGACTGCTGAAGTACGGGCGGCGCACAGAAGCGGACCTCCTGGACAGGCTGCAGGAAAAGGGATATGACAGGCTGACATCGGACACTGTTGTGCAGAAGCTGAAGCAGCTTGGCCTGATTGATGACCGGGAATACTGTCACTCGTTCTTTTTGTCTCATCGGGACATGAATGGCTGGGGTCCGGACAAGATCCGGCATGCCCTGCGAAAAAAAGGTCTCCCGGAGCAACTGATCGAAGAAGCCGCCGGAGAATGCTATGACCGGGATACAGCGGTGGAGCAGGCTGTCAGGGCCGGTTACAAGAAGCTGAGGTCACTGCAACGGAAAACCGACAACAAACAGGAACTCCGTATAAAGCTGAACCGGTTCCTGTATTCCCGGGGATTTGATGCGGCCTGCTGCCAGACAGCTGTCAGCGAAATACTGCTGAACCAGGAGGATTGA
- a CDS encoding FRAT-87 protein encodes MTKDEMIAKLTPAIGDTAYGKAVLEVLADTFDDADKKYGQDALDRIDDRLGFLKGWEKKHAALGEDAKAAAEADKIAILEKAQAALK; translated from the coding sequence ATGACAAAAGATGAAATGATTGCAAAACTGACTCCGGCTATCGGCGATACTGCTTACGGCAAAGCTGTTCTGGAAGTACTGGCTGACACATTCGATGATGCTGACAAGAAATATGGTCAGGATGCTCTGGATCGCATCGACGACCGTCTTGGCTTCCTGAAGGGCTGGGAGAAGAAGCACGCTGCTCTGGGCGAAGATGCCAAGGCTGCTGCTGAAGCTGACAAGATCGCCATCCTGGAAAAAGCTCAGGCTGCCCTGAAGTAA
- a CDS encoding tyrosine-type recombinase/integrase — protein sequence MNEPVTATENLRSLPVENTRMVPHKGLFEPQIISGLCHQWLVYNDVSENSRRKYTQWLKSFAQWIRGQGIEEPVREDIIRYRDELAREKQPTTVNNYLRAVKSFYRFLETAGIRKDITRGIRAMKLEPGFRKGYLNEEQCAQVIETQTDEPAPDESEAARERQRLTRARNRALLILIMTTGLRTIEVRRADYGDIQIQGHSRILYVQGKGKSEKGQYVKIPDETWECLKVYLRMRGPLQARDPLFASVSNRDSGERLTTRSISRICKDALVKADLNSSRLTAHSLRHTSATLALKNGASVEQVQQVLRHANINTTMIYVHDIDREQNAAEDLVARAIFDELTPDSR from the coding sequence ATGAATGAACCGGTAACAGCCACAGAGAATCTGCGCAGTCTGCCAGTCGAAAACACACGGATGGTGCCGCACAAGGGGCTGTTTGAGCCGCAGATCATTTCCGGGCTCTGTCATCAGTGGCTGGTTTACAATGATGTATCCGAAAACTCACGCAGAAAATATACACAGTGGCTGAAATCATTTGCTCAATGGATCCGTGGGCAGGGGATCGAAGAACCCGTCAGGGAAGACATCATCCGGTACCGGGATGAACTGGCCAGAGAAAAACAGCCGACGACTGTAAACAATTACCTGCGGGCTGTCAAGTCATTTTATAGATTTCTGGAAACTGCCGGGATCCGAAAAGACATCACCCGGGGGATCCGGGCCATGAAACTGGAGCCGGGATTTCGGAAGGGGTACCTGAATGAAGAGCAGTGTGCGCAGGTCATTGAAACACAGACAGATGAACCGGCGCCTGATGAAAGTGAAGCAGCCAGAGAACGTCAGCGGCTCACCAGGGCGCGAAACCGCGCACTGCTGATTCTGATCATGACGACGGGTCTGAGAACCATCGAGGTACGTCGTGCTGATTATGGAGACATACAGATACAGGGACACTCCCGTATTTTGTATGTGCAGGGCAAGGGAAAAAGCGAGAAGGGACAGTATGTCAAGATCCCGGATGAAACCTGGGAGTGTCTCAAGGTGTATCTCCGCATGCGGGGACCCCTTCAGGCACGGGATCCATTGTTTGCTTCCGTTTCCAACCGGGATTCCGGGGAGCGCCTGACAACCAGGAGCATCAGCCGGATCTGCAAGGACGCGCTGGTCAAGGCGGATTTGAACAGTTCCAGACTGACGGCTCACAGTCTGCGTCATACCAGTGCAACACTGGCTTTGAAAAACGGCGCTTCTGTGGAACAGGTACAGCAGGTTCTTCGTCACGCAAACATCAACACCACCATGATTTATGTTCATGATATCGACCGCGAACAAAATGCTGCCGAAGATCTGGTTGCCCGCGCAATTTTCGATGAGCTGACACCAGATTCCAGGTGA
- a CDS encoding PD-(D/E)XK nuclease family protein — translation MNQTKPLSITFVTGPASAGFAETLMDHMTRSITTDQLFIISSHAYSEMQTMLTSRHLPCRLLTRQQIPGWIAQKAGIEETDVADEHSRIRILEEILADPDMDFQFLSYSDHPETAARDLGTLIGRLQKSGVGPEQLREILKRKFVSSASKARFHDLLTVLEAYLAVLRKQGRLSREDFALDMARILTRLNLNTGSVFTGVLDDYDYVTRKLLAAILLKADTVYAALPQMTPGREKQANAHYRRAADFYRDLVREIRIAADRPVNIQYIPAQETTRPSALDALSRWLEDSANPMPADDESIRLVQCLTMDDELLLAAGAISELVTKGVSPSDILVTGASIGNWHDRLSRLLAAGGLDSVYYQGDTLARSSIFGYFSSLLGWLEHSSDSAFLSRLLQYQGLGLTESERQTLQRFIQAQGPDIEGGLKRLQEMWEAERNSGTDIHRSDTDQELKDVTTALAHLNQLTGGLRYQLDHAQTTGDFCTAILDHAQHGTFLPSMQAVWEKAKTEDVSLANSLEQQWKAFNRMILQLQRSFGSEASSLDEFRTLMDQTADEVIVTTQGQRQLSVQMEPLHSARTIHCRHLFLLGAGSDEIPVLPNPAFLTDQETGILIAAGIDFRNNRDWADESASDASTAIANTGESVWISWHIRNQDQELEPAALFKPLIQSLTVDDRSDRNVAEDEFLQDSIRLQSLKGTPEYEQFSGILQMKYGSSERYAGLLEKADAWIHQEFGTVDKTAATSLFADTDRLSVTSLESYNQCPFRFFMQRGVKAKDPKTFEETSADRGSFLHAVLSECLPIAVRNGLRSQDTEALRSLLEETASRLLTTHNRRILESGGLMEYEKTALLQAAAESLDLVMKQGDSSEFKPEWLEYSIGDRHGFPMTLPDGRRFYLTGIADRADVWTASDGTRYGRVIDYKSGRDRKALNRDTIESGLKLQPPLYLHALAQEKNLQPAGMYYDRLKTEVLKLKADQSPASSLLDEKRRSTRQMTGYTLADPKILEASDTGYDPDSPGLFVSGSIPLSTTTKGAPKAACARSLVSSEEMSELIALAVTKCQETIAAIQAGDMKADPQKDDGKSPCTWCPFRTACHRRQTP, via the coding sequence ATGAATCAGACCAAGCCTCTATCCATCACATTTGTCACCGGCCCTGCAAGCGCCGGTTTTGCCGAAACCCTGATGGACCACATGACACGGTCCATCACCACCGATCAGCTCTTCATCATCTCCAGCCATGCCTACAGCGAAATGCAGACTATGCTCACCAGCCGTCACCTGCCCTGCAGGCTGCTGACCAGGCAGCAGATACCCGGCTGGATCGCGCAGAAAGCGGGAATCGAAGAAACAGATGTGGCAGATGAACACAGCCGAATCAGGATCCTGGAAGAAATACTGGCAGATCCTGATATGGATTTTCAGTTTTTGTCCTACAGCGATCATCCGGAAACCGCGGCAAGGGACCTGGGAACTCTGATTGGACGACTGCAGAAATCCGGAGTCGGTCCAGAACAGCTGCGCGAGATCCTGAAGCGCAAATTCGTTTCCTCTGCATCCAAAGCCCGGTTTCATGACCTCCTGACTGTACTGGAGGCCTATCTGGCTGTCCTCAGAAAGCAGGGACGGCTCAGCCGGGAGGATTTTGCACTGGATATGGCCAGGATCCTCACCAGGCTGAATCTCAATACAGGGTCTGTATTCACTGGCGTCCTGGATGATTACGACTATGTGACACGGAAACTGCTTGCTGCCATCCTGCTCAAAGCCGATACCGTCTATGCAGCGCTTCCCCAGATGACGCCAGGACGCGAAAAGCAGGCCAACGCCCATTACCGAAGAGCCGCAGATTTCTATCGCGACCTGGTACGGGAAATAAGGATTGCTGCAGACAGACCCGTGAATATTCAATACATACCCGCTCAGGAAACCACGCGGCCCTCAGCCCTGGATGCCCTCAGTCGCTGGCTGGAAGACAGTGCAAATCCAATGCCTGCAGACGACGAATCCATTCGCCTGGTGCAGTGCCTGACAATGGATGATGAGCTCCTTCTGGCTGCCGGAGCCATTTCAGAACTGGTGACGAAAGGGGTGTCGCCTTCCGACATCCTCGTGACAGGAGCCTCCATAGGGAACTGGCATGACAGACTCTCCCGGCTGCTTGCTGCCGGCGGACTGGATTCCGTGTACTATCAGGGGGATACATTGGCCCGAAGTTCCATATTCGGATATTTCTCCTCCCTGCTTGGCTGGCTTGAGCATTCCAGCGATTCTGCTTTTTTAAGCAGACTGCTGCAGTATCAGGGGCTTGGTCTGACAGAATCAGAACGGCAGACGCTGCAGCGATTCATTCAGGCACAGGGACCGGACATCGAAGGCGGACTCAAGCGGCTGCAGGAAATGTGGGAAGCAGAGCGCAACAGCGGCACAGATATACACAGATCAGACACAGATCAGGAACTGAAAGACGTCACCACTGCCCTTGCGCATTTGAATCAGCTGACAGGCGGACTGCGATATCAACTGGACCATGCGCAGACTACCGGAGATTTCTGTACAGCCATTCTGGATCACGCGCAGCATGGCACTTTCCTGCCCTCAATGCAGGCAGTCTGGGAAAAGGCCAAAACAGAAGATGTGTCGCTGGCAAATTCACTCGAACAGCAGTGGAAAGCCTTCAACCGCATGATTCTCCAGCTGCAGCGCTCCTTTGGAAGCGAGGCTTCCAGTCTGGATGAATTCAGAACCCTCATGGATCAGACTGCCGACGAAGTCATTGTCACCACACAGGGACAGAGACAGCTTTCTGTCCAGATGGAGCCGTTGCATTCAGCCAGAACCATCCACTGCCGGCATCTCTTCCTTCTGGGAGCCGGCAGTGACGAAATACCAGTACTGCCCAATCCGGCTTTCCTGACGGATCAGGAAACCGGAATCCTCATTGCAGCGGGCATCGACTTTAGAAACAACCGGGACTGGGCAGATGAATCTGCCAGCGATGCCAGCACAGCCATTGCAAACACCGGTGAATCTGTCTGGATTTCCTGGCACATCCGAAATCAGGACCAGGAACTGGAACCGGCAGCTCTGTTCAAGCCACTGATTCAGTCCCTGACAGTGGATGACCGTTCTGACCGCAATGTGGCAGAAGATGAGTTTCTCCAGGACAGTATCCGGCTTCAATCCCTCAAGGGAACCCCGGAATATGAACAGTTTTCAGGAATTCTCCAGATGAAGTACGGATCCAGTGAACGGTATGCGGGACTGCTTGAAAAAGCGGATGCATGGATTCATCAGGAGTTCGGCACAGTGGACAAGACAGCTGCCACTTCCCTGTTTGCCGATACTGACAGGTTATCGGTCACGAGCCTGGAGAGTTACAATCAGTGTCCGTTCCGTTTCTTTATGCAGCGTGGTGTCAAAGCGAAAGACCCGAAGACATTTGAGGAAACCAGTGCCGACCGGGGAAGCTTCCTCCATGCTGTTTTGAGCGAATGCCTGCCCATAGCCGTTCGCAATGGTCTGCGGTCTCAGGATACAGAAGCCCTTCGCAGCCTGCTGGAAGAAACAGCTTCCCGGCTTCTCACAACACACAACCGGCGAATCCTTGAAAGCGGCGGATTGATGGAATATGAAAAAACAGCATTGCTGCAGGCTGCGGCCGAAAGTCTCGATCTTGTCATGAAACAAGGCGATTCATCGGAATTCAAGCCCGAATGGCTGGAGTATTCCATAGGAGACCGGCATGGTTTTCCGATGACTTTGCCGGATGGCCGGCGATTCTACCTGACGGGGATTGCCGATAGGGCCGATGTCTGGACAGCTTCGGACGGCACCAGGTATGGACGAGTCATTGACTACAAAAGCGGTCGTGACCGCAAGGCACTGAATCGGGATACCATAGAATCGGGTTTGAAGCTGCAGCCTCCGCTGTACCTGCATGCACTGGCACAGGAAAAAAACCTGCAACCGGCTGGTATGTATTATGACCGTCTGAAAACAGAAGTGCTGAAACTCAAGGCAGATCAAAGCCCTGCCTCTTCTCTGCTGGATGAAAAGCGCCGGTCCACCAGACAGATGACCGGATATACCCTGGCAGACCCAAAAATCCTGGAAGCCTCCGATACCGGGTATGATCCGGATTCTCCCGGTCTGTTTGTATCCGGCTCAATTCCCCTTTCCACCACCACAAAAGGGGCTCCGAAAGCAGCCTGTGCCCGATCTCTTGTCAGTTCAGAGGAAATGTCGGAACTGATTGCGCTGGCCGTCACAAAGTGCCAGGAGACAATTGCAGCCATACAGGCGGGAGACATGAAAGCAGACCCCCAAAAAGATGACGGAAAGTCTCCCTGTACATGGTGCCCGTTCCGTACAGCCTGTCACAGGCGTCAGACACCCTGA